From a single Catenulispora sp. EB89 genomic region:
- the lepA gene encoding translation elongation factor 4, with product MPALPPNIPQPSTTDQALIRNFCIIAHIDHGKSTLADRMLQLTGVVDERAMRAQYLDRMDIERERGITIKSQAVRLPWQADDGKTYILNMIDTPGHVDFTYEVSRSLAACEGTLLLVDAAQGIEAQTLANLYLAMENDLQIIPVLNKIDLPAAQPEKYAEEMARLIGCEPDEVLRVSAKSGIGVPDVLNEVVRRVPAPAGDPNGPARAVIFDSVYDSYRGVVTYVRVVDGHLNKRERIQMMSTGATHELLEIGVISPEPKSSQGLAAGEVGYLITGVKDVRQSKVGDTVTTQNKGALEALGGYKEPKPMVFSGIYPIDGSDYPELREALDKLQLNDAALVYEPETSAALGFGFRVGFLGLLHLEIIRERLDREFNLDLIATAPSVVYRVDMEDGTEHIVTNPSEMPGGKVTAIHEPVVRATILTPNDFVGAVMELCQSRRGALLGMDYLSEDRVEIRYTLPLAEIVFDFFDSLKSKTRGYASLDYEPTGEQQADLVKVDILLHGETVDAFSAIVHKDKAYAYGVRMTERLRELIPRQQFEVPIQAAIGSRVIARESVRAMRKDVLAKCYGGDISRKRKLLEKQKEGKKRMKMVGRVEVPQDAFIAALTNETGDKAKK from the coding sequence GTGCCCGCCCTGCCGCCGAACATCCCGCAGCCGTCGACCACCGACCAGGCGCTGATCCGCAACTTCTGCATCATCGCCCACATCGACCACGGCAAGTCGACCCTGGCCGACCGGATGCTCCAGCTCACCGGTGTGGTCGACGAGCGCGCCATGCGCGCGCAGTACCTGGACCGGATGGACATCGAGCGCGAGCGCGGGATCACCATCAAGTCGCAGGCGGTCCGGCTGCCCTGGCAGGCCGACGACGGCAAGACCTACATCCTGAACATGATCGACACCCCCGGGCACGTGGACTTCACCTACGAGGTCTCGCGCTCGCTGGCGGCGTGCGAGGGCACCCTCCTGCTGGTCGACGCAGCTCAGGGCATCGAGGCGCAGACCCTGGCCAACCTGTACCTGGCCATGGAGAACGACCTGCAGATCATCCCGGTGCTGAACAAGATCGACCTGCCGGCCGCGCAGCCGGAGAAGTACGCCGAGGAGATGGCGCGGCTGATCGGCTGCGAGCCCGACGAGGTGCTGCGGGTCAGCGCCAAGTCCGGCATCGGCGTCCCGGACGTGCTCAACGAGGTGGTCCGCCGGGTCCCGGCCCCGGCCGGCGACCCGAACGGCCCGGCGCGGGCCGTGATCTTCGACTCGGTCTACGACTCCTACCGCGGCGTGGTCACCTACGTCCGGGTGGTCGACGGCCACCTGAACAAGCGCGAGCGCATCCAGATGATGTCCACCGGCGCCACCCACGAGCTGCTGGAGATCGGCGTCATCTCCCCGGAGCCGAAGTCCTCGCAGGGCTTGGCCGCCGGCGAGGTGGGCTACCTGATCACCGGTGTGAAGGACGTGCGCCAGTCAAAGGTCGGCGACACCGTCACCACCCAGAACAAGGGCGCCCTGGAAGCTCTCGGCGGTTACAAAGAGCCCAAGCCGATGGTGTTCTCCGGCATCTACCCGATCGACGGCTCGGACTACCCCGAGCTGCGCGAGGCCCTGGACAAGCTGCAGCTCAATGACGCGGCCCTGGTCTACGAGCCGGAGACGTCGGCGGCCCTGGGCTTCGGCTTCCGGGTCGGCTTCCTGGGTCTGCTGCACCTGGAGATCATCCGCGAGCGCCTGGACCGCGAGTTCAACCTGGACCTGATCGCCACCGCGCCGTCGGTGGTCTACCGGGTCGACATGGAGGACGGCACCGAGCACATCGTCACCAACCCCTCGGAGATGCCCGGGGGCAAGGTGACGGCGATCCACGAGCCGGTGGTGCGCGCGACCATCCTGACGCCGAACGACTTCGTCGGCGCCGTGATGGAGCTGTGCCAGAGCCGGCGCGGGGCGCTGCTGGGCATGGACTACTTGTCCGAGGACCGCGTCGAGATCCGCTACACGCTGCCACTGGCCGAGATCGTCTTCGACTTCTTCGACTCGCTGAAGTCCAAGACCCGCGGCTACGCGTCCCTGGACTACGAGCCCACCGGCGAGCAGCAGGCGGACCTGGTGAAGGTCGACATCCTGCTGCACGGCGAGACCGTCGACGCGTTCTCCGCGATCGTGCACAAGGACAAGGCGTACGCGTACGGCGTGCGCATGACCGAGCGGCTGCGCGAGCTGATCCCGCGCCAGCAGTTCGAGGTGCCGATCCAGGCCGCGATCGGCTCCCGCGTGATCGCCCGCGAGTCCGTTCGGGCGATGCGCAAGGACGTCCTCGCGAAGTGCTACGGCGGTGACATCAGCCGGAAGCGCAAGCTGCTGGAGAAGCAGAAGGAAGGCAAGAAGCGGATGAAGATGGTCGGGCGGGTCGAGGTGCCGCAGGACGCCTTCATCGCCGCGCTGACCAACGAGACGGGTGACAAGGCGAAGAAGTAA
- the rpsT gene encoding 30S ribosomal protein S20 — protein sequence MANIKSQIKRIKTNEKARQRNKAVKSSLKTAIRKTREAVESGDAAKAQELAQAASRELDKAASKGVIHANQAANKKSALAKSVNALQG from the coding sequence GTGGCGAACATCAAGTCCCAGATCAAGCGGATCAAGACCAACGAGAAGGCGCGCCAGCGGAACAAGGCCGTCAAGTCCTCGCTGAAGACCGCGATCCGCAAGACCCGCGAGGCCGTCGAGTCCGGCGACGCCGCGAAGGCGCAGGAGCTGGCCCAGGCCGCCTCCCGCGAGCTGGACAAGGCCGCCTCGAAGGGCGTCATCCACGCCAACCAGGCCGCGAACAAGAAGTCGGCGCTGGCCAAGAGCGTGAACGCCCTGCAGGGCTGA
- a CDS encoding tetratricopeptide repeat protein, translated as MNVAGGEACPDPGEAVDLPEFIERLRCLRIWAGSPSYRALAKKVGPLLRPPQTLSQSTIGDVFQSRRRRLDPDLVVGIVRALGLEERTVDRWRAACVRVHAEAKSGGAVGVFRQLPADLATFTGRDRDLRELVGAIDSARGAARTVVISALEGMAGVGKTQLVVHAAHELVRAGRYRDMQLFVNLRGFDPDQPPADPSAVLESFLRALEVPAQQIPTDLEARAAMFRDRLHDKDALIVLDNAASEEQVRRLIPAGPGCLVLITSRRHLAGLEDAFLHQLDVLTATEAVELLGRIAGVERVQAEPAAAAAIAESCGFLPLAVALAGGRLRSRPAWSLAHLAEHLQAGQPPGSDRRLSAIFDLSYRGLAPEARRIFHTVGLSPGADISVPAAAAMAGITAHEAQQGLELLVDEHLAQQEHFGRYQLHDLLRAYAAERAELESPKECAEALHRAAAWYTVAADAAAQAIMPTRYCEPLRPEETAGFNVTFDSSAEAMAWCDAERANLAATVLATAQSPSPYLAWRLPVAMSTYLHLTCSWPQWEQLHQLGLSAATASADLAGEAWTLSNLGIAQTELGRFDEAADHLTRALQLRRDLGDTSGEAATLGNLARLYAYADQLESGLYYARQALDLARRTGDRRRECAALNSVACCLGELGRTDEALEYFQAKLQMHRQDGDLRGLGLALHNIGSACNQTGRHADAFTTFQEALDVARGFGERHSEAGALYGMALALDGLNDLDEARPYLEQALAIFEDLNAPETQEARSQLARLRSRVTKGAHPGEG; from the coding sequence GTGAACGTAGCAGGTGGGGAAGCATGTCCGGATCCCGGTGAGGCGGTCGATCTGCCCGAGTTCATCGAGCGGCTGCGGTGTCTTCGGATCTGGGCGGGCTCTCCGTCCTACCGGGCGCTGGCCAAGAAGGTGGGCCCGTTGCTGCGGCCGCCGCAGACGCTGTCCCAGTCGACCATCGGGGACGTCTTCCAGTCCCGCCGGCGCCGGCTGGATCCGGATCTCGTGGTCGGGATCGTGCGGGCTCTGGGGTTGGAGGAGCGGACGGTGGATCGCTGGCGCGCCGCCTGCGTACGGGTCCACGCGGAGGCGAAGTCGGGTGGCGCGGTCGGTGTCTTCCGGCAACTGCCGGCCGATCTGGCCACGTTCACCGGCCGGGACAGAGATCTGCGGGAACTAGTCGGGGCCATAGATTCGGCACGCGGCGCGGCGCGCACAGTGGTGATCTCCGCGTTGGAAGGCATGGCCGGAGTCGGGAAGACGCAGTTGGTCGTCCACGCGGCGCACGAGCTGGTACGCGCGGGCCGCTACCGCGACATGCAGCTGTTCGTGAACCTCCGGGGGTTCGACCCGGACCAGCCGCCGGCCGATCCGTCGGCGGTGCTCGAATCCTTCCTGCGTGCGCTGGAGGTCCCGGCCCAACAGATCCCGACGGACCTCGAGGCCCGGGCGGCGATGTTCCGGGACCGTCTGCATGACAAGGACGCCCTGATCGTGCTGGACAACGCCGCCAGCGAGGAGCAGGTGCGCCGGCTTATCCCGGCCGGGCCGGGATGCCTGGTCCTGATCACCAGCCGGCGCCATCTGGCCGGGCTGGAGGACGCGTTTCTGCACCAACTCGATGTCCTGACAGCCACCGAGGCCGTGGAATTGCTGGGACGGATCGCCGGGGTCGAGCGGGTCCAGGCCGAACCGGCCGCGGCCGCGGCGATCGCCGAATCGTGCGGATTCCTGCCGCTGGCGGTGGCCCTGGCCGGCGGACGCCTGCGCTCGCGCCCCGCCTGGAGCCTGGCGCACCTGGCGGAACACCTTCAGGCAGGTCAACCTCCCGGCAGCGACCGGCGCTTATCCGCCATATTCGACCTCTCCTATCGAGGACTGGCCCCTGAGGCGCGCCGGATCTTCCACACCGTCGGCCTGAGCCCGGGGGCGGACATCAGCGTCCCGGCCGCCGCCGCGATGGCCGGGATCACTGCCCACGAAGCGCAACAGGGCCTGGAACTCCTCGTCGACGAACATCTGGCACAACAAGAACACTTCGGCCGCTACCAACTGCACGATCTGCTGCGGGCCTACGCCGCCGAACGCGCCGAACTGGAATCGCCCAAGGAATGCGCCGAGGCACTCCACCGCGCAGCGGCCTGGTACACCGTCGCCGCCGATGCCGCCGCACAGGCGATCATGCCCACGCGCTACTGCGAGCCTCTTCGCCCCGAGGAGACGGCGGGTTTCAACGTCACCTTCGACAGCAGCGCCGAGGCGATGGCTTGGTGCGACGCCGAACGCGCCAACCTGGCGGCGACCGTCCTCGCAACCGCGCAGAGTCCGTCGCCGTATCTGGCCTGGCGCCTGCCCGTCGCCATGTCGACCTACCTCCATCTGACCTGCAGCTGGCCGCAGTGGGAGCAGCTGCACCAGCTCGGATTGTCCGCCGCGACAGCCTCCGCCGATCTGGCCGGCGAGGCCTGGACCCTGAGCAACCTCGGCATCGCCCAGACGGAACTGGGCCGTTTCGACGAGGCCGCCGACCACCTCACCCGCGCCCTACAGTTGCGCCGCGACCTCGGCGACACCAGTGGCGAAGCGGCGACCCTGGGCAACCTCGCCCGCCTTTACGCCTACGCCGACCAACTCGAGTCGGGCTTGTACTACGCCCGACAGGCACTGGACCTGGCCCGCCGAACCGGCGACCGCCGACGCGAATGCGCAGCGTTGAACAGCGTCGCCTGCTGCCTCGGAGAACTGGGCCGCACGGACGAGGCCCTGGAGTACTTCCAAGCCAAACTCCAGATGCACCGCCAAGACGGCGACCTTCGAGGCCTGGGACTCGCCCTGCACAACATCGGCTCGGCCTGCAACCAAACCGGCCGGCACGCCGACGCCTTCACCACCTTTCAGGAGGCCCTGGACGTAGCCCGCGGCTTCGGCGAACGCCACAGCGAAGCAGGAGCGTTGTACGGGATGGCCCTAGCCCTCGATGGCCTCAACGATCTCGACGAGGCGCGCCCATATCTGGAACAAGCCCTCGCCATCTTCGAGGACCTCAACGCCCCGGAGACCCAGGAAGCCAGAAGCCAACTCGCGCGCCTGAGGTCGCGTGTCACCAAAGGCGCTCATCCCGGAGAAGGCTGA
- a CDS encoding protein kinase, whose product MEPLRSGDPRRISSYEILNRLGAGGMGQVYLGRSPSGRRVAVKVIRPELTNDPTFRQRFRREVTAMRQVSGFFTAPVVDADPDGDPAWLATAFVPGPSLESAVADGGAIPHQDVLLLAAGLAEALNAIHREGLTHRDLKPGNVLMADDGPRVIDFGLAVATGATNLTQAGTVVGTPAFMSPEQVSGHNVGPASDVWSLGAVLAYAATAASPFGDGTTMETMLRVMNGEPDLSGLTGTLAQLVTACMAKDPNARPTPARILQVLSEGAGVQATMAMDVQVPGAGAAAAAAAQAGQPGPTPTPHPAPGPTAAPNPTPTAPAWGSGQHAGPVSGSTSTAPAWGSGQNTNPPPATPPQSTAPAWGAPAPSPQSSAPAWGSGAAPTAPTPAWGAPGPMSGPSTPPQPVPSMPANPWPQQTSGQQPSPMYQAAPPTQAAQAASPWIQPQPAPPYGVPMPPPAPPKKNRNGLIAAVGIAAVVVVGGGIAIAASGGGSGGSSGGTGGGTTGGTLGGTGGIGALTPIPATFPLSSLVTDADAAQYLHTTPTASAPTDDSTDDPTTFDKDWLVDSSSSELRVQASNYKSDSQQAESDFVNHISTLATDAQYQDEGALGNSDKTEIQVATDQSSGLQHCKIEVLRGGLDVTVTFVESGSAANAQTDVLNLAKLVTGRLPAK is encoded by the coding sequence ATGGAGCCGCTGCGATCGGGCGATCCGAGACGGATCAGCAGCTACGAGATCCTGAACCGGCTCGGCGCCGGGGGCATGGGGCAGGTGTACCTGGGACGCTCGCCGTCCGGGCGCCGCGTGGCGGTGAAGGTGATCCGCCCCGAGCTCACCAACGACCCCACCTTCCGCCAGCGCTTCCGCCGCGAGGTCACGGCGATGCGGCAGGTCTCCGGCTTCTTCACGGCCCCGGTGGTCGACGCCGACCCCGACGGCGACCCGGCGTGGCTGGCCACGGCGTTCGTGCCCGGGCCGTCGCTGGAGAGCGCGGTCGCCGACGGCGGCGCGATCCCGCACCAGGACGTGCTCCTGCTGGCCGCGGGCCTGGCCGAGGCGCTGAACGCGATCCACCGCGAGGGCCTGACGCACCGCGACCTGAAGCCGGGCAACGTCCTGATGGCCGACGACGGCCCGCGGGTCATCGACTTCGGCCTGGCCGTCGCCACCGGGGCCACCAACCTGACGCAGGCCGGCACCGTGGTCGGCACCCCCGCCTTCATGTCGCCGGAGCAGGTCTCCGGCCACAACGTGGGCCCGGCCTCCGACGTCTGGTCGCTGGGCGCGGTCCTGGCCTACGCGGCCACCGCCGCCTCCCCCTTCGGCGACGGCACCACCATGGAGACGATGCTGCGGGTGATGAACGGCGAGCCGGACCTGTCCGGCCTGACCGGGACGCTGGCGCAGCTGGTGACCGCGTGCATGGCGAAGGACCCGAACGCGCGGCCGACGCCGGCGCGGATCCTGCAGGTGCTGTCGGAGGGCGCCGGGGTGCAGGCGACGATGGCGATGGACGTGCAGGTTCCGGGTGCGGGGGCGGCGGCTGCCGCGGCTGCGCAGGCCGGTCAGCCTGGACCGACGCCGACGCCACATCCGGCTCCGGGTCCGACTGCGGCTCCGAACCCGACGCCGACGGCGCCCGCTTGGGGCTCGGGTCAGCACGCCGGTCCGGTTTCCGGTTCGACTTCCACGGCACCTGCCTGGGGCTCCGGCCAGAACACCAATCCGCCGCCCGCCACCCCGCCCCAGTCAACGGCACCGGCGTGGGGCGCCCCTGCCCCGTCACCGCAGTCATCCGCCCCGGCCTGGGGCTCCGGCGCCGCTCCCACCGCGCCCACGCCCGCCTGGGGCGCGCCCGGTCCGATGTCCGGACCCTCCACCCCGCCCCAGCCGGTACCGTCCATGCCCGCCAACCCCTGGCCGCAGCAGACCTCGGGCCAGCAACCGTCGCCGATGTACCAGGCCGCCCCGCCGACCCAGGCCGCGCAAGCCGCGAGCCCCTGGATCCAGCCGCAGCCCGCGCCGCCCTACGGCGTCCCGATGCCCCCGCCCGCGCCGCCCAAGAAGAACCGCAACGGCCTGATAGCGGCGGTCGGCATCGCAGCGGTGGTCGTGGTCGGCGGCGGTATCGCGATCGCGGCCTCCGGCGGCGGCTCCGGCGGCTCGTCGGGCGGCACCGGCGGCGGCACCACCGGAGGCACCCTCGGCGGCACCGGCGGCATCGGCGCGCTGACCCCGATCCCCGCCACCTTCCCGCTGTCCAGCCTGGTCACCGACGCGGACGCCGCGCAGTACCTGCACACGACGCCCACCGCCTCGGCCCCGACCGACGACTCCACGGACGACCCCACCACCTTCGACAAGGACTGGCTGGTCGACTCCTCGAGCTCGGAGCTGCGGGTCCAGGCCTCGAACTACAAGAGCGACAGCCAGCAGGCCGAGTCCGACTTCGTCAACCACATCTCGACCCTGGCGACCGACGCCCAGTACCAGGACGAGGGCGCACTCGGCAACTCGGACAAGACCGAGATCCAGGTCGCCACCGACCAGAGCAGCGGCCTGCAGCACTGCAAGATCGAGGTCCTGCGCGGCGGACTGGACGTGACGGTGACCTTCGTCGAGTCGGGCTCGGCGGCCAACGCGCAGACCGACGTGCTGAACCTCGCCAAGCTGGTCACCGGCCGACTGCCGGCGAAGTAG
- the holA gene encoding DNA polymerase III subunit delta, translating to MSAQVAAPPQLVLVVGAEELLVDRAVMRIVAAKRAVDPDTETRDLTPGNFSPGTFAELVSPSLFGESRVVVVQSAQDLAADDAAMLTSVLDGLAEEITLVVVHNGGVKGKALLTAVEKAGAARVDVAKVTKPAERIGFLRDEFKAARRQITEEAARALLDAVGNDLRELAAAASQLISDTTEDGKAPIDETVVARYYSGRAEVSGFTVADLAVDGRTAQALEQLRWALATGTAPVLITSALAAGVRSVARVASAPRGARPADLARDLGMPPWKIDKVRQQVRGWTPDGIGTALLAVAEADAAVKGGGDDPAYALERCVVTVCRARGQGVRG from the coding sequence ATGTCAGCTCAAGTCGCCGCCCCGCCCCAGCTCGTCCTCGTCGTGGGGGCCGAGGAACTGCTCGTCGACCGTGCCGTGATGCGGATCGTGGCCGCGAAGCGTGCCGTCGATCCGGACACCGAGACGCGGGACCTGACGCCGGGGAACTTCAGCCCGGGGACGTTCGCCGAGCTGGTGAGCCCGTCGCTGTTCGGCGAGAGCCGGGTCGTGGTGGTGCAGTCGGCGCAGGACCTGGCCGCCGACGACGCGGCGATGCTGACCAGCGTGCTGGACGGGCTCGCCGAGGAGATCACGCTGGTGGTCGTGCACAACGGCGGCGTGAAGGGCAAGGCGCTGCTGACCGCGGTCGAGAAGGCCGGGGCGGCGCGGGTGGACGTCGCGAAGGTGACCAAGCCGGCCGAGCGGATCGGCTTCCTGCGGGACGAGTTCAAGGCGGCCCGGCGGCAGATCACCGAGGAGGCGGCGCGGGCGCTGCTGGACGCGGTCGGCAACGACCTGCGGGAGCTGGCGGCCGCCGCGTCGCAGCTGATCTCGGACACCACCGAGGACGGCAAGGCGCCGATCGACGAGACGGTCGTCGCCCGGTACTACAGCGGCCGCGCGGAGGTGTCCGGCTTCACCGTGGCCGACCTGGCGGTCGACGGCCGGACCGCGCAGGCCCTGGAGCAGCTGCGCTGGGCGCTGGCGACCGGGACCGCCCCGGTGCTGATCACCAGCGCGCTGGCGGCCGGGGTGCGCTCGGTGGCGCGCGTGGCCTCGGCGCCGCGCGGGGCGCGGCCGGCGGACCTGGCGCGGGACCTGGGGATGCCGCCGTGGAAGATCGACAAGGTGCGGCAGCAGGTGCGCGGCTGGACGCCGGACGGGATCGGGACCGCGCTGCTGGCGGTCGCGGAGGCGGACGCCGCGGTGAAGGGCGGCGGGGACGATCCGGCTTATGCGCTGGAGCGGTGCGTGGTGACGGTGTGTCGGGCGCGGGGGCAGGGCGTTCGGGGCTGA
- a CDS encoding HhH-GPD-type base excision DNA repair protein, translated as MVTLHLAQDPDADAFLAQDPLGVLTAMLLDQQIPMEKAFSGPYVLATRLGVEQLDAEQIAGYDPEQFVAVFSEVPAIHRFPKAMAERTQKLARAVAEEYGGDASAVWTGAKDGADLLKRVAALPGYGKQKAQILVALLGKQFGVTPKGWREAAGDYGVKGSTRSVADVVDAASLVKVRAFKKEMKAAAKAKDGGQG; from the coding sequence ATGGTGACGTTGCATCTGGCCCAGGACCCCGACGCCGACGCTTTCCTCGCGCAGGATCCGTTGGGGGTACTCACCGCGATGCTTCTGGATCAGCAGATCCCGATGGAGAAGGCGTTCTCGGGGCCTTATGTGCTGGCCACGCGCCTCGGGGTGGAGCAGCTGGACGCGGAGCAGATCGCGGGCTACGACCCGGAGCAGTTCGTGGCCGTGTTCTCCGAGGTGCCGGCGATCCACCGGTTCCCGAAGGCGATGGCCGAGCGGACGCAGAAGCTGGCGCGGGCCGTGGCCGAGGAGTACGGCGGCGACGCCTCGGCCGTGTGGACCGGCGCGAAGGACGGTGCCGACCTGCTGAAGCGGGTCGCGGCGCTGCCCGGGTACGGGAAGCAGAAGGCGCAGATCCTGGTGGCGCTGTTGGGGAAGCAGTTCGGGGTGACGCCGAAGGGCTGGCGGGAGGCCGCCGGGGACTACGGCGTGAAGGGCTCGACGCGGTCGGTGGCGGATGTCGTGGACGCGGCGAGCCTGGTGAAGGTGCGGGCTTTCAAGAAGGAGATGAAGGCCGCGGCGAAGGCCAAGGACGGCGGGCAAGGCTGA
- a CDS encoding tetratricopeptide repeat protein has translation MDAHGTQNEHADQHTHTHTNACDTGCCERLEAEGEVAVARLILDGGDPGHAANHVSGAIGADPSLPEAHEVLAELVARVGGPVAALELFPADSRYTGELACRASLLAGLGRLDEAVLLLAGVMGAAPARPWAAVAWMADPELPSRLSSESLTQAVLRLCQGLSDPVSEEELAALVHFYVVVQAVVARGDDAQLAAVASGLARRLGDTELAVEWGEAAIRDGAGAMGAIMLGNALRRAGRVDETIALWTRTVEQDPSQTYLVVDLAELLAYAGRRPEGLALLEKLVAVEPEHEKAMPALLGMRFEADGDTAHLLELTDYHRAHPEHDYARYLVGHHVQRLPWLGRVTGGTEACINVLRQLVEQDNLTMSGEMSLSIIEPPSAIGTLRLVIPELHVGFLETGDPDPRLPAADVAISVWRYEDCDAVPAVGPPSAQALALVRDLVTPNWPGPTSLYDHAVALAGVPVADLLGVLVYPPAPQDAPWPDGFAMEVPDYWVRSVQTIACVGIAHHRADQPWVGSERRRILVELLNGPEDWVCEAAGMALVAVAWAFPEAREDVLEWLLNRLSLFMQVAEKRAVTVLGSMCHLVLACPWLEPKGREFIADVLARMESED, from the coding sequence ATGGACGCGCACGGCACTCAGAACGAACACGCCGACCAGCACACCCATACCCACACCAATGCCTGCGACACCGGCTGCTGCGAGCGCCTGGAGGCCGAGGGGGAGGTCGCGGTCGCACGGCTGATCCTCGACGGCGGCGACCCCGGCCACGCCGCCAACCACGTCTCCGGCGCTATCGGTGCCGACCCCTCGCTGCCCGAGGCGCACGAGGTGCTGGCTGAGCTGGTGGCGCGGGTCGGCGGTCCGGTCGCGGCGTTGGAGCTGTTCCCCGCCGACTCCCGCTACACCGGTGAGCTCGCGTGCCGGGCCAGCCTGCTGGCCGGCCTCGGCCGCCTGGACGAGGCGGTGCTGCTGCTGGCCGGCGTCATGGGTGCGGCGCCGGCGCGGCCGTGGGCCGCGGTGGCGTGGATGGCCGACCCGGAGCTGCCGTCCCGGCTGAGCTCGGAGTCGCTGACGCAGGCCGTGCTGCGGCTGTGCCAGGGCTTGAGCGACCCGGTGTCGGAGGAGGAGCTGGCGGCGCTGGTCCACTTCTACGTGGTCGTGCAGGCCGTGGTGGCGCGCGGCGACGACGCGCAGCTCGCCGCCGTCGCCTCGGGCCTGGCCCGGCGGCTCGGCGACACCGAGCTGGCCGTGGAGTGGGGCGAGGCGGCGATCCGGGACGGTGCCGGGGCGATGGGGGCGATCATGCTCGGCAACGCCCTGCGGCGCGCCGGCCGGGTCGACGAGACCATCGCGTTGTGGACGCGGACCGTCGAGCAGGACCCGTCGCAGACGTACCTGGTGGTCGACCTGGCCGAACTGCTGGCCTACGCCGGGCGGCGCCCGGAGGGCCTGGCGCTGCTGGAGAAGCTGGTCGCGGTCGAGCCGGAGCACGAGAAGGCCATGCCGGCCCTGCTCGGCATGCGGTTCGAGGCCGACGGCGACACCGCGCACCTGCTGGAGCTCACCGACTACCACCGCGCGCACCCCGAGCACGACTACGCGCGCTACCTGGTCGGCCACCACGTCCAGCGGCTGCCGTGGCTGGGCCGGGTCACCGGCGGCACCGAGGCCTGCATCAACGTGCTGCGGCAGCTGGTCGAGCAGGACAACCTCACGATGTCGGGGGAGATGTCGCTGTCGATCATCGAGCCGCCGAGCGCGATCGGCACCCTGCGGCTGGTGATCCCGGAGCTGCACGTCGGGTTCCTGGAGACTGGCGACCCGGACCCGCGCTTGCCTGCCGCCGACGTCGCGATATCCGTGTGGCGGTACGAGGACTGCGACGCGGTCCCGGCCGTCGGGCCGCCGTCCGCGCAGGCCCTCGCGCTGGTGCGGGACCTGGTCACGCCGAACTGGCCGGGGCCGACGTCGCTGTACGACCACGCGGTCGCGCTGGCCGGCGTGCCGGTCGCGGACCTGCTTGGCGTTCTGGTGTACCCGCCGGCGCCGCAGGACGCGCCGTGGCCGGACGGGTTCGCGATGGAGGTGCCGGACTACTGGGTGCGGTCGGTGCAGACGATCGCCTGCGTCGGGATCGCGCACCACCGTGCCGACCAGCCGTGGGTGGGGTCGGAGCGGCGCCGGATCCTGGTGGAGCTGCTGAACGGTCCGGAGGACTGGGTTTGTGAGGCGGCCGGGATGGCGCTGGTGGCGGTGGCGTGGGCGTTCCCGGAGGCGCGCGAGGACGTTCTGGAGTGGCTGCTGAACCGGCTGAGCCTGTTCATGCAGGTGGCTGAGAAGCGTGCGGTGACGGTGCTGGGGTCGATGTGCCACCTGGTGCTGGCGTGTCCGTGGCTGGAGCCGAAGGGGCGGGAGTTCATCGCCGACGTGCTGGCGCGGATGGAGTCCGAGGACTGA